The nucleotide window tattcataactGCCACCTAAAATgcttttagaaaagagaaaaaaagaagattgtaGCACACTGTCTGATGCACAAAATGTGCTCACTGTATGTGTGATGagtaaatgaacaaagggaagcTGAGGAAAGACAGTGAGCTCCAGAAACCAAACTCAGGGGGCAGGTACGGTAGATGGGACTGTGCCTAATGCCCTCCCTAGCTGAAACTCAACTGAATCTATTTCCTAAGGGCTATTATATCCATTTCCATGGGTAATTTTCCAGCATAACCCCCTCTTCACTACTCCCAActtcccattaaaaaacaaaatcaaacctgTAAGCCACACAATCAGCCGTGTGCCTCCCAAACTTGATGTACATACTCATCACCCagagatcttgttaaaaatgaaggTTCTGAATCATTACATCTGGGTTGAGGCCAGAGACTCTACAATTCTAACTTCTCAGGTGATGCTATGCTGCTGATCTACAGACCACACATTTTGTGTCTCGAGGGCCTGAAAGACATTGCAGAGAATATACCTGTCATCTTAAAGTGAGGGTTAAGATAATTCCTGCTCCCGCATTTCCTAGTTGTATAACCTCAGACAAGTCGTTTGACTTCTCTGAGACTCCTTCTGTGGAATATGGTGATTAGTAATCGCTTActtatatttattgagttcttactatATACCAGGAACTAATGTTCCATTTTTTCAACTTATAAATTGGACTTAGGTTACTAACAACCTGTCCAAAGTAGGTACCGTAAACCTAGATGTGATTCTCGGTAGTTTGACCCAAAAACCTGGTGTATAATCATTGTATAAGATTATAGGGCTATTATAGACCGATTGGAAAGGTTAATAATTAGTATTTCGCTAACATTTGTTAAGTGCTCATATGTTCCAGACCAAGCTCCCTCAGAggcatattaactcatttatcctTATAATAGCCCtaagaggtaggtactattactaCCGACCTCATCTTACAGGTTTTAAAATAGGCCCAAATACCCAAAGGTTCAACAGCAGTCAGCACTGGAACTCAGGCAGCTTCACTGCAGAGCCCAGCGCTCTTTTGCCACAAGCCAGGAGAGGattcgatcccagggctctgggctaCCAGACCTCAGCTCGCCGGGGTGGGCGCATCCCCGTGCCCACTTAGGGCAGTCTAACTGCCAGCCCTATTCGCTCGCAAAGCAAACCAAATCTTCCACAACTAGCTTTATGTGCATCTGTGGGAAATGTCTTTCTCGGTCAACACCCAGGAACCCCATGAACGGGTACAGGCtctggtaaaaataaaatttatgtagtTCCAGAAAGCTGAGAAGCGAAACATCTTGTGAACTGATTTACACTGCAGTTGTTAACTGTCGCTCCGGGACCCCCTCAAACCGCGGCGCCCGAAATCTGCACCACCCCCCTCCGCCGGTGCATCCTGGGAGACACAGTCCCAATTGGGCCCTGGAATTTGTAGTCTAGGTTCCTGGAGCGAGCACCGCCTACCTCCCTGCTCTCTCGAAAAGCCGCCGGTAATCCCATCTGCTCTCCAACACCGCTCTCTGCCGGCTTTTTCTCGGGTTGCCGGGACTATGAGCCTGTTCCGGCTGCTCCGGAAGCGAAGCTTTCTCTTCCGGAACGATCTTCTCGGCGACCGCGCGTGGTTGCGTTGCCCGGGCTTGAGCCGGTGTTGGCAGAAACGTAATTTGAACTGTCTACCCGGAGCGAGTGAGCCCAGGGAGAGCCATGGAGGGCCAGAGTGTGGAGGAACTGCTGGCAAAGGCAGAGCGGGACGAGGCAGAGAAGCTGCAGCGCATTACGGTGCAcaaggagctggagctggagttCGACCTGGGTAACCTGCTGGCCTCAGACCGGAACCCCCCGACTGGGCTGCGGCGCGCGGGACCCACGCCGGAGGCTGAGCTGCAGGCCCTGGCGCGGGACAACACGCAGCTGCTCATCAACCAGCTGTGGCAGCTGCCCACGGAGCGCGTGGAGGAGGCGCTGGTGGCTCGGCTGCCGGAACCCACCACTCGTCTGCCGCGCGAGAAGCCCGTGCCTCGGCCGCGGCCGCTTACACGCTGGCAGCAGTTCGCGCGTCTCAAGGGCATCCGTCCCAAGAAGAAGACTAATCTGGTGTGGGACGAGGTGAGTGGCCAGTGGCGACGCCGGTGGGGCTACCAGCGCGCCCGCGATGACACCAAGGAATGGTTGATCGAGGTACCCGGTGGTGCCGACCCCTTAGAGGACCAGTTCGCCAAGCGGATCCAGGCTAAGAAGGAACGGGTGGCCAAGAATGAGTTGAACCGGCTGCGTAACCTGGCTCGCGCGCACAAGATGCAGCTGCCCAGCGCGGCTGGCATGCACCCTACGGGACACCAGAGTAAGGAAGAATTGGGCCGCGCCATGCAGGTGGCCAAGGTCTCCACCGCCTCTGTGGGGCGTTTCCAGGAGCGCTTGCCCAAGGAGAAGGCCCCCCGGGGCTCCGGCAAGAAGAGGAAGTTTCAGCCCCTTTTCGGGGACTTTGCAGCAGAGAAAAAGAGCCAGTTGGAGCTGCTGCGGGTGATGAACAGCAAAAAGCCTCAGCTGGACGTGACTAGAGCCACCAATAAACAGATGAGGGAGGAGGACCAGGAGGAGGCTGccaagaggaggaaaatgagccAGAAGGGCAAGAGAAAGGGGGGCCGACAGGGTCCTGGGGGCAAAAGGAAAGGTACCCCGCCcagccagggagggaagaggaaaggggccTTCGGAGGCAAGATGAATTCTGGACCGCCTCGCTTGGgcgggaagaggaaaggaggacaacaccaaggaggaaagagaaggaaataattttcacCCTCGAACCCTTCTGTAAATCAAGAACTATACTAAATGTTAAGTTTTAGTTAacgaggggggtggggaaggatgtTGCAGCAGGTGGCCGCTGCCTTCACTGAGCTTGAGCTTGAAGGATAGACTGCTCTCCCCCCAATACAGTATGAAATGTTGGACtcttcaaattaatgtttttcccACAACCCAGAATTTGGCTGGAGATTAAAGTATGTATCTGAGGACATAAGAATCCGGGAAAGAATTTGGTGGAAACTGGGAATGAGTTCTGTTTCTCAAcagacatctttttttcttttaactttggaTATATTGTGAGGGAGAAATCAGCTTTTTTATAACAAGGAGTGTATCAAATGGGAACAGAAAGATTACATTTTCAAAACTGGACTTATAAGTAAC belongs to Ailuropoda melanoleuca isolate Jingjing chromosome 9, ASM200744v2, whole genome shotgun sequence and includes:
- the RRS1 gene encoding ribosome biogenesis regulatory protein homolog, giving the protein MEGQSVEELLAKAERDEAEKLQRITVHKELELEFDLGNLLASDRNPPTGLRRAGPTPEAELQALARDNTQLLINQLWQLPTERVEEALVARLPEPTTRLPREKPVPRPRPLTRWQQFARLKGIRPKKKTNLVWDEVSGQWRRRWGYQRARDDTKEWLIEVPGGADPLEDQFAKRIQAKKERVAKNELNRLRNLARAHKMQLPSAAGMHPTGHQSKEELGRAMQVAKVSTASVGRFQERLPKEKAPRGSGKKRKFQPLFGDFAAEKKSQLELLRVMNSKKPQLDVTRATNKQMREEDQEEAAKRRKMSQKGKRKGGRQGPGGKRKGTPPSQGGKRKGAFGGKMNSGPPRLGGKRKGGQHQGGKRRK